The genomic segment ggtttaGGCGGAGAGCACTGCCTGATGTGCGGgggcttggtctcttgcaatttgatgtctggatcccaatgttggcagccttgCCTTCGACCCAGCTCATCCatgtgaccaagatgccccacctaagtAAGGAAAGCATGCTTTGAAATTCATCACTGGGCAGTAGTCACATTAGAAAGCTATactttgcccctctcccccccaaacTATTTCATTCACATCAATGAATGTCAAAACCATATGCCCTCAGGTTCTACCCCATCAATCCTTTTCAAACCATCTCGACCAGAGTAAACCATTAATTTTCTCTACGCAAGGCAACACAAGCAAATCTGCCTTTGTAATTTAACGctctaagtaggtatgttacaaaacctacctgaatcgtcattaggaatctgccctcagccatgtcggcgattttggcgctgtttggagggggtgggtttaaaacgcgatttttactaggctgtactaatcgcacatgttcagcctagtaaatcattaacgaaaaatcgctgcaagacccggtcgcaaaaggtattattagttttataggcctcgataatataatTCTAAtactttaaaattactctctgattccgcaacatctcgcagccccagggttttataaagcaaaacaTTAAAGGTTTGTCTTTagttttttacattaaatggggcatatatatcaAAGTTTATATAGTAATTTATCTATAGCGAGTCCAGTTCATTTGGGCTTTGAATATCCAAGTATTTTTTCTCGGtaatttgagggcactaatccagcgcgctgtcacgTTCCCCCCCCCGCGTTCCACCCccctagaaagccgatttaaatgggcatttctttacagcaattgaacactaaattccatccatttggtcccataaattaatctaaattagatataaaaatcacccaatgttggcagccctgccttgacccagctcatccatgtgaccaagatgccccacctaagtAAGGAAAGCATGTTTTGAAATTCATCACTGGGCAGTAGTCACATTAGAAAGCTATactttgcccctctccccccaaattatttcattcacatcaatgaatgtcaaaatggccataacttttcagGTTCTACCCCATCAACCCTTTTCATAACATCTCGACCAGAGTGACCCATTTATTCTCTCTACGATAAATTGCAGACACaagttttaaaatctcaaaattttgtaatttAACGCTCTAAGGCTTGATCTGATCCTGGTAAatctgcatagtctcctgctccAAACCTCCCCCAAGGTAAACAAGCAGGGTCCACAGTCCACCCATTGTGAGGTGCTGCATGTCCAAACATATTAGTGTCAAGATTACCTGGAAAAAATAATTCAACAGTTTCATCTTCTGCAGCTCTGGGCTGTTGTCCCGGACACACACTTCGCTTGCCCCCTCTCGGCACTTCCTGAAGACACTGGGGAACTGGGCCATGTGGAAGGCATCCTGCTGTGGGACAGTGCCTTGAAGTATTGGCGTCCATGGCTCCCACAACACCATGGGCTTCGCTGAACCATCTACGTATTGTTGCGGCAGCAGGCGGGACCTCAACCGCCGTGCCACCACCGGCTGGCTGATGTTGAGGCCCAGGATCCGGTCCAGGTGAAATGCAGGGACTTCCCACAGGTCACTCAACTCCTTCACTAATCCGCAGGCTCCCGCTCGACACTGCTCTCTGCTGCTCTCTACAGCGAGAGAATTATTAATACTCAGCAGCACACGGACCGTCTCCTCTCCCCGAGTGTGGTGCCCAGCCTTTAGGACAATTCCTCCAGCCAGGAGCTTCACCAGCTCTCGGTCCCTTTGACTGAACCAGGTGAGAGGTTTGCTTGAATCAGCTCCATGCAAGAAATCAGTGGAATGGAATCCATCAAACCAGAGGCAGTCCTCGCTAGTTTTTGTTGGTTTCTTTCTCTTCTTCCCATTGAGATTTATCTGTGATGCTGCACCTTTGCTTCTTGCTGGTTTCTGACCAGTCCGCTTATCCAGACCATGTTTTGCATCCTCTATGATTTCATTGTCCTCTCCCAACCATTTCACGCTGCCAATGCCTTTAGGCTTTCTAACAGGGCGTACATTCTTAATCTTGTGATGTAGGTTTGATTCAATGATTTGCACAGATTCCGCAAAGTGCCCTGACTTGTAGAGTCTCCGGTGCTGGAAACTGCTGTGACG from the Leucoraja erinacea ecotype New England chromosome 17, Leri_hhj_1, whole genome shotgun sequence genome contains:
- the LOC129705142 gene encoding Golgi-associated kinase 1A-like, which translates into the protein MRGVRRHRKIAFLCACFLGSVSLLLCTMQAQDINAVAMDNKMHIQADEQLHTRANRLMGRSARHSSFQHRRLYKSGHFAESVQIIESNLHHKIKNVRPVRKPKGIGSVKWLGEDNEIIEDAKHGLDKRTGQKPARSKGAASQINLNGKKRKKPTKTSEDCLWFDGFHSTDFLHGADSSKPLTWFSQRDRELVKLLAGGIVLKAGHHTRGEETVRVLLSINNSLAVESSREQCRAGACGLVKELSDLWEVPAFHLDRILGLNISQPVVARRLRSRLLPQQYVDGSAKPMVLWEPWTPILQGTVPQQDAFHMAQFPSVFRKCREGASEVCVRDNSPELQKMKLLNYFFQDVEIILASFNKGKEKHTVTFGDLDWIPPRTLKIISSQCLSEMLLRSLYEDQEYWQSKGTVSLLKLVDRISKRAQVLLQHSTDKHVQHRRPDM